In one Acidimicrobiia bacterium genomic region, the following are encoded:
- a CDS encoding ATP-binding cassette domain-containing protein — protein MSASLRYERVGYAYPDGVTALDAVDLDIDAGDIALVVGASGSGKSTLLRAANGLVPHSSGGRFAGDVVVGGRSTRTHRPRELADLVGFVHQDPEAQFVVDHVETDLAFVLENLGTDQQAMRRRVEEVLDALAIAHLRDRSPATLSGGERQRCAIAGALASAPAVLVLDEPTSQLDPQGADDVLAALARLNADLGTTILIAEHRLERAAPLAHRAVVVERGRIAADGEPGRVVAGYDGAPPVTQLGRLLGWDPLPLTVREARARAAGEPRPAPTAPPATGAEPGPVVLRARGLACAIGGRRVLTNIELDLARGDVLALLGRNGSGKTTLLRTLAGLLAADAGTVDAFDGARVAYVPQDPNTLLFAPTVADELTATLRLLGRRDPAAVEEWLDRLDLAAARDRHPRSLSGGERQRVAIAAVAVGGAPVLLLDEPTRGMDARSRAALEAAVHAHREAGGAVVLATHDVELAARCATRVVVLGDGDVVAHGPARDVLAGSLFAPQVLRVLPPFLTVAEVEHALAKDAR, from the coding sequence CTCGTCCCGCACTCGTCCGGCGGTCGCTTCGCGGGCGACGTCGTCGTGGGTGGGCGTTCCACCCGCACGCACCGGCCGCGCGAGCTCGCCGACCTCGTCGGGTTCGTGCACCAGGATCCCGAGGCGCAGTTCGTCGTCGACCATGTGGAGACCGACCTCGCGTTCGTGCTCGAGAACCTCGGGACCGATCAACAGGCGATGCGGCGGCGCGTCGAAGAGGTACTCGACGCGCTCGCCATCGCGCACCTGCGCGACCGGTCACCCGCGACGTTGTCGGGCGGGGAACGCCAGCGCTGCGCGATCGCGGGCGCGCTCGCGTCCGCTCCCGCGGTGCTCGTGCTCGACGAACCGACGTCGCAGCTCGATCCCCAGGGTGCCGACGACGTGCTCGCCGCGCTCGCGCGCCTCAACGCCGACCTCGGCACGACGATCCTGATCGCCGAGCACCGCCTCGAGCGTGCCGCGCCGCTCGCACACCGCGCGGTCGTGGTCGAGCGAGGGCGCATCGCGGCCGACGGTGAGCCCGGGCGCGTCGTCGCCGGTTACGACGGCGCGCCACCGGTCACGCAGCTCGGCCGGCTGCTCGGTTGGGATCCGCTGCCTCTCACCGTGCGCGAGGCGCGCGCCCGCGCCGCCGGTGAGCCCCGTCCCGCGCCAACCGCGCCGCCGGCGACCGGCGCCGAGCCGGGCCCGGTCGTGCTCCGTGCCCGTGGGCTTGCGTGCGCGATCGGCGGCCGGCGTGTGCTCACCAATATCGAACTCGATCTCGCGCGCGGCGACGTGCTCGCGCTGCTCGGCCGCAACGGCTCGGGCAAGACGACGTTGCTCCGCACGCTCGCGGGACTGCTCGCCGCCGACGCGGGCACGGTCGACGCATTCGACGGCGCGCGCGTCGCGTACGTGCCACAGGACCCGAACACCCTGCTGTTCGCGCCGACCGTCGCCGACGAGCTGACCGCGACGCTCCGGTTGCTCGGCCGGCGCGATCCGGCTGCCGTTGAAGAGTGGCTCGACCGCCTCGACCTCGCGGCCGCGCGCGATCGTCACCCGCGCAGCCTGTCGGGCGGCGAGCGTCAACGCGTCGCGATCGCCGCCGTCGCGGTGGGCGGCGCACCGGTGCTGCTGCTCGACGAACCGACGCGCGGCATGGACGCGCGCTCGCGCGCCGCGCTCGAAGCCGCGGTGCACGCGCATCGCGAAGCGGGTGGCGCGGTGGTGCTCGCGACGCACGACGTCGAGCTCGCAGCGCGCTGCGCGACGCGCGTCGTGGTGCTCGGCGACGGCGATGTCGTCGCCCACGGTCCCGCGCGCGACGTGCTCGCGGGTTCGTTGTTCGCACCGCAAGTGCTGCGCGTGCTGCCGCCGTTCCTCACGGTCGCCGAAGTCGAGCACGCGCTCGCAAAGGACGCGCGATGA
- a CDS encoding ECF transporter S component: MKTLARTRPAVVYALVVVVGMAAFLWPFFLTGHSLPDQAHSGDAPLWAALVGAAVVAAVALEIRRGTMTGTTVALLGVLSAIAGLLRLLALPGGGNGIYFLVILAGVAFGPRFGLLLGLLAMAVSAVVTGGIGPWLPFQMLALSWMGAGAGFLGRATVHLDARLEVGVIAAYGWAWGFVYGAILNLWFWPFQVDGGALSYAPHLTAGQTFHHYWAFYVATSFAWDAAGALANAILIVLTGRAVLRSLRRFAGRLDPVVELVPMGAPV, translated from the coding sequence ATGAAGACGCTCGCGCGCACGAGGCCCGCGGTCGTCTACGCGCTCGTGGTCGTCGTTGGGATGGCCGCGTTCCTGTGGCCGTTCTTCCTCACCGGGCATTCGCTCCCCGACCAGGCGCACTCCGGCGACGCGCCGCTGTGGGCTGCGCTCGTCGGCGCCGCGGTCGTCGCCGCGGTCGCGCTCGAGATCCGGCGGGGCACGATGACGGGCACCACGGTCGCGCTGCTCGGCGTCCTCAGCGCGATCGCGGGCCTGCTGCGACTGCTCGCGCTGCCCGGCGGCGGCAACGGCATCTACTTCCTCGTGATCCTCGCGGGCGTCGCGTTCGGTCCCCGTTTCGGGCTCTTGCTCGGGCTGCTCGCGATGGCGGTGTCGGCCGTCGTCACCGGCGGCATCGGTCCCTGGCTGCCGTTCCAGATGCTCGCCCTGAGCTGGATGGGCGCAGGCGCGGGGTTCCTCGGGCGCGCGACGGTGCACCTCGACGCGCGCCTCGAGGTCGGCGTCATCGCCGCGTACGGCTGGGCGTGGGGCTTCGTGTACGGCGCGATCCTCAACCTCTGGTTCTGGCCGTTCCAGGTCGACGGCGGCGCGCTGTCGTACGCACCGCATCTCACCGCGGGCCAGACCTTCCACCACTACTGGGCGTTCTACGTCGCGACCTCGTTCGCGTGGGACGCGGCGGGCGCGCTCGCGAACGCGATCCTCATCGTGCTCACCGGACGCGCGGTGTTGCGCAGCCTGCGGCGGTTCGCCGGCCGCCTCGACCCCGTCGTCGAGCTCGTGCCGATGGGAGCGCCGGTATGA
- a CDS encoding enoyl-CoA hydratase → MTATAVRVEADGPVARVTLDRPERRNALSLSVMRDLLDALRKIGDDDAIAAVVIAGAGPAFSAGHDLSEMVDRADEFYAELFATCVELMTTVHEIPQPVIARVHGMATAAGCQLVAACDLAVASTDARFATPGVNIGLFCSTPMVPLVRAIGRKRALEMLLTGDPIDAATAADWDLVNRVVAPAELDATVDALAARITRSSATVVGIGKRAFYAQDGLVEADAYGVTAPVMSANAALPDAREGITAFLEKRPPVWPS, encoded by the coding sequence ATGACCGCCACTGCGGTGCGGGTCGAGGCCGATGGTCCCGTCGCACGCGTCACCCTCGATCGCCCCGAGCGCCGCAACGCGCTCTCGCTCTCCGTCATGCGCGACCTGCTCGACGCGCTGCGGAAGATCGGCGACGACGACGCGATCGCAGCCGTCGTGATCGCGGGCGCGGGGCCGGCCTTCTCGGCGGGCCACGACCTCTCCGAGATGGTCGACCGCGCCGACGAGTTCTACGCAGAGTTGTTCGCGACCTGCGTCGAGCTGATGACGACGGTGCACGAGATCCCGCAGCCGGTGATCGCTCGCGTGCACGGCATGGCGACGGCCGCGGGGTGCCAGCTCGTGGCCGCCTGCGACCTCGCGGTCGCGTCGACCGACGCCCGGTTCGCGACGCCGGGCGTGAACATCGGGCTGTTCTGCTCGACGCCGATGGTGCCGCTCGTGCGCGCGATCGGCCGCAAGCGCGCACTCGAGATGCTGCTGACGGGCGATCCGATCGACGCCGCGACCGCCGCAGACTGGGACCTCGTGAACCGCGTCGTCGCACCCGCCGAGCTCGACGCGACCGTCGACGCGCTCGCGGCGCGCATCACGCGCTCGAGCGCGACCGTCGTCGGCATCGGCAAGCGCGCGTTCTACGCCCAGGACGGGCTCGTCGAGGCCGACGCGTACGGCGTCACCGCGCCGGTGATGAGCGCCAACGCCGCGCTCCCCGACGCGCGCGAGGGCATCACCGCGTTCCTGGAGAAGCGCCCGCCGGTCTGGCCGTCGTAG
- a CDS encoding MFS transporter, which yields MRRLESFAPFRHRDFALFWTGAFVSNIGTWMETVAFGIYVTDKTGQALWPGLVAAATFVPTAFLGPVGGALADRLPRKAVLLTTTMVQTFFAGLITTLMIVGHPAPIVVVAVAFGSGCAAAIGFPAYQALIPDLVPIEDLTGAIALGSAQWNLGRVIGPVLAGVAIALGGIAWALAANTASFLAVAAVLLVITLPRPAPDARAVKMFASIVGGFRFVRQDPGLRVVLQTMALSMLFAAPFIALVPAMAIEVLKSGKNGTSVLVTAQGIGAVGAALAIGPLGRTRGIRWIMVRAVGLVPVALILYAVAPNLPLSALAIVVVGALYLAALSSYTTIAQQRSPAELRGRVLSLNAMLLGTVYPAAAALQGALADRFGLREVTAGSAAIMLVVLLAMHTLRPGYADAVDLPLTQARPDPATLPAS from the coding sequence GTGCGCCGACTCGAATCGTTCGCCCCGTTCCGCCACCGAGACTTCGCGCTGTTCTGGACCGGCGCGTTCGTGAGCAACATCGGCACATGGATGGAGACGGTCGCGTTCGGCATCTACGTGACCGACAAGACGGGGCAGGCGCTGTGGCCGGGGCTGGTCGCGGCGGCCACGTTCGTGCCGACCGCGTTCCTCGGGCCCGTCGGCGGTGCGCTCGCCGACCGCCTGCCGCGCAAAGCCGTCCTGCTCACGACGACGATGGTGCAGACATTCTTCGCGGGGCTCATCACGACGTTGATGATCGTCGGGCACCCGGCGCCGATCGTGGTCGTGGCCGTTGCCTTCGGGAGCGGCTGCGCGGCCGCGATCGGTTTCCCCGCGTACCAGGCGCTCATCCCCGACCTCGTGCCGATCGAGGATCTCACGGGCGCGATCGCGCTCGGCTCCGCGCAATGGAACCTCGGGCGCGTCATCGGCCCGGTGCTCGCCGGCGTCGCGATCGCGCTGGGCGGAATCGCGTGGGCGCTGGCCGCGAACACCGCCAGCTTTCTCGCCGTGGCCGCGGTGCTGCTCGTCATCACGCTGCCGCGACCTGCGCCCGACGCGCGCGCGGTGAAGATGTTCGCGTCGATCGTCGGCGGCTTCCGGTTCGTACGCCAGGACCCCGGGCTCCGCGTCGTGTTGCAGACGATGGCGCTCAGCATGCTGTTCGCCGCGCCGTTCATCGCGCTCGTGCCCGCGATGGCGATCGAGGTGTTGAAGTCGGGCAAGAACGGCACGTCGGTGCTCGTCACCGCGCAGGGCATCGGCGCGGTCGGCGCGGCGCTCGCCATCGGTCCGCTCGGCCGCACGCGCGGCATCCGCTGGATCATGGTGCGCGCGGTCGGGCTCGTGCCCGTCGCGTTGATCCTGTACGCGGTCGCGCCCAACCTGCCGCTCTCGGCGCTCGCCATCGTGGTCGTCGGCGCGTTGTACCTCGCGGCGCTGTCGAGCTACACGACGATCGCGCAGCAACGCTCACCCGCGGAGCTGCGCGGCCGCGTCCTGTCGCTGAACGCGATGTTGCTCGGCACCGTGTACCCCGCGGCGGCGGCGCTCCAGGGTGCGCTCGCCGATCGCTTCGGCCTGCGCGAGGTCACGGCGGGCTCCGCGGCGATCATGCTCGTCGTGCTCCTGGCGATGCACACGCTGCGCCCCGGCTATGCGGACGCGGTCGACCTGCCACTCACGCAGGCCCGGCCCGACCCGGCTACGTTGCCCGCTTCCTGA
- a CDS encoding crotonase/enoyl-CoA hydratase family protein, with the protein MAVVEHERRGIVEILRFNRPEARNAISPEVSTEMAELLDAAEADPGVRAVVLTGSGPVFSAGADLKVVAQGRGDEIAGARGGFAGLVMRDFPKPIIAAVNGPALAGGFEIVLACDLVVAADTARFGVPEVQRGLMAAAGALIRLPKRVPLAIALEMAMTGDPIEADRALALGLVNRVVPADRVLDEAVAIAERIGENSPVSVRVSRRLVKEALDLSEAEAWVRNDERALEVFRGGDAIEGATAFAEKRKPVWKST; encoded by the coding sequence ATGGCGGTCGTCGAACACGAACGGCGCGGGATCGTCGAGATCCTGCGCTTCAACCGTCCCGAAGCGCGCAACGCGATCAGCCCCGAGGTCAGCACGGAGATGGCCGAGCTGCTCGACGCGGCCGAGGCCGACCCGGGTGTGCGCGCGGTCGTGCTCACCGGCAGCGGGCCGGTCTTCTCGGCCGGCGCCGACCTCAAGGTCGTCGCGCAGGGACGCGGTGACGAGATCGCGGGTGCGCGCGGCGGCTTCGCGGGACTCGTCATGCGCGACTTTCCGAAGCCGATCATCGCGGCGGTCAACGGGCCGGCGCTCGCAGGGGGCTTCGAGATCGTGCTCGCGTGCGACCTCGTCGTCGCCGCCGACACCGCGCGCTTCGGTGTGCCCGAGGTGCAGCGCGGATTGATGGCCGCCGCCGGCGCGCTCATCCGGCTCCCCAAGCGCGTCCCGCTCGCGATCGCGCTCGAGATGGCGATGACGGGCGATCCAATCGAAGCCGACCGCGCGCTCGCGCTCGGGCTTGTGAACCGCGTGGTGCCCGCCGACCGCGTGCTCGACGAAGCGGTCGCGATCGCCGAGCGCATCGGCGAGAACTCGCCGGTCTCGGTGCGCGTGTCACGGCGACTCGTGAAGGAGGCGCTCGACCTCAGCGAGGCCGAGGCCTGGGTCCGCAACGACGAGCGCGCGCTCGAGGTGTTCCGCGGCGGCGACGCGATCGAGGGCGCGACCGCCTTCGCCGAGAAGCGCAAGCCGGTCTGGAAGAGCACATAA